A region from the Telopea speciosissima isolate NSW1024214 ecotype Mountain lineage unplaced genomic scaffold, Tspe_v1 Tspe_v1.0107, whole genome shotgun sequence genome encodes:
- the LOC122647651 gene encoding uncharacterized protein LOC122647651 isoform X2, with protein MGKRTPKSDDMNKDKSCKLERSAASPKRAKSSGKMATEVTETASRKKKLANSKTVLRRSQRIQKEISCTQFKDIEPVTENIDLSGSDEEDHQDEERHHPMEEKKMQEEDSGIWNLEGKIDYLTLLLEAQEKYHEAKSMGADTGFKSQNLCYADFKAQEKRDKYKLMYIDSQKKIESLREENHQLTMKLENALGKLQAYEKGHTVFSETIEKLKDAMLISTITKTTEMMLGISSPGANNCDCTSPTVAEAKSPVAKKMKTSKSSGRK; from the exons TCTTGCAAGCTTGAAAGGTCAGCTGCTTCACCAAAAAGAGCCAAATCAAGTGGCAAGATGGCAACAGAAGTGACTGAGACAgcttcaagaaagaaaaagttagCAAACTCAAAAACTGTCTTGAGGCGATCTCAACGCATTCAGAAAGAGATTTCGTGTACTCAATTCAAGGATATCGAGCCTGTGACTGAAAACATAGATTTAAGTGGAAGTGATGAAGAGGATCACCAAGATGAAGAAAGACACCACCCTATGGAGGAGAAAAAGATGCAGGAGGAAGACTCGGGTatttggaacttggaaggaaAAATCGATTATCTGACTTTGCTTTTAGAAGCTCAAGAAAAATATCATGAAGCTAAGTCCATG GGAGCTGATACGGGCTTTAAATCCCAGAATCTGTGTTATGCTGACTTCAAAGCACAGGAGAAAAGGGATAAGTACAAGCTCATGTACATAGACTCTCAAAAAAAG ATTGAGAGCTTGCGAGAGGAGAATCATCAACTAACTATGAAGTTAGAAAATGCTCTTGGCAAGCTTCAAGCA TATGAAAAGGGACACACTGTCTTCTCTGAAACAATTGAAAAGCTAAAGGATGCAATGCTGATATCTACTATTACAAAAACAACTGAAATGATGCTTGGTATTTCATCTCCTGGGGCAAACAATTGTGATTGTACTTCTCCTACTGTTGCTGAAGCCAAATCTCCGGTAGCTAAAAAAATGAAGACTTCAAAATCTAGTGGAAGGAAATGA
- the LOC122647651 gene encoding uncharacterized protein LOC122647651 isoform X1, producing MGKRTPKSDDMNKDKSCKLERSAASPKRAKSSGKMATEVTETASRKKKLANSKTVLRRSQRIQKEISCTQFKDIEPVTENIDLSGSDEEDHQDEERHHPMEEKKMQEEDSGIWNLEGKIDYLTLLLEAQEKYHEAKSMQGADTGFKSQNLCYADFKAQEKRDKYKLMYIDSQKKIESLREENHQLTMKLENALGKLQAYEKGHTVFSETIEKLKDAMLISTITKTTEMMLGISSPGANNCDCTSPTVAEAKSPVAKKMKTSKSSGRK from the exons TCTTGCAAGCTTGAAAGGTCAGCTGCTTCACCAAAAAGAGCCAAATCAAGTGGCAAGATGGCAACAGAAGTGACTGAGACAgcttcaagaaagaaaaagttagCAAACTCAAAAACTGTCTTGAGGCGATCTCAACGCATTCAGAAAGAGATTTCGTGTACTCAATTCAAGGATATCGAGCCTGTGACTGAAAACATAGATTTAAGTGGAAGTGATGAAGAGGATCACCAAGATGAAGAAAGACACCACCCTATGGAGGAGAAAAAGATGCAGGAGGAAGACTCGGGTatttggaacttggaaggaaAAATCGATTATCTGACTTTGCTTTTAGAAGCTCAAGAAAAATATCATGAAGCTAAGTCCATG CAGGGAGCTGATACGGGCTTTAAATCCCAGAATCTGTGTTATGCTGACTTCAAAGCACAGGAGAAAAGGGATAAGTACAAGCTCATGTACATAGACTCTCAAAAAAAG ATTGAGAGCTTGCGAGAGGAGAATCATCAACTAACTATGAAGTTAGAAAATGCTCTTGGCAAGCTTCAAGCA TATGAAAAGGGACACACTGTCTTCTCTGAAACAATTGAAAAGCTAAAGGATGCAATGCTGATATCTACTATTACAAAAACAACTGAAATGATGCTTGGTATTTCATCTCCTGGGGCAAACAATTGTGATTGTACTTCTCCTACTGTTGCTGAAGCCAAATCTCCGGTAGCTAAAAAAATGAAGACTTCAAAATCTAGTGGAAGGAAATGA